The genomic region TTGTGGCTTTGTCTAATCTTGCTGCTGCTTGGTCATTTACCTAGTGTCCTGAATTTTAGATTGTTGGGATTGTTAATGGTTTCAAACTTCGTGTATTATCTGACCTTAGGTTTGAATGTTTGAGGATGTTAAGTTTGCTTGCCTTGATCTGCAGACTGCAACTATCAAGATAATTTCTTCTTATTTTGGCTACTATATCATGCATGCTGGATGTGCTTTATTTTTTTATTTTTAAGTTCTTGATAAGCAATCAATCCATTTTTGGTTGGTACATAGAAGAGGCTAGGAGTGAGGAATTTGAGTTAGTAAGAGCTGCTGATCTGTTTCTGTTTTGTGTTCTCAACTTCTTTAGTACGTACGTACGTGTGGTTCTTCAAAGGGTTAAGATTATCATATAATAATGGACAGAAATCACAGAATAGCCAAGAAAACAACACGATGAATAATGTGCTTGAAGCATAAAAAAGTTTCAAGAGTATTCGTACCTCTAATTATAATAAGGAAGTTCACTCGATCATGTCACTCTAATTATAATTAGCAGCATATTGATTCTTTTAAATTAATTAATCAGTGCGTTGAACAATACTGATTCTCTTAACACACATATTGATTAGTACTTGAGCTTTGTCTTAATCATATTGAGCCATGCATATATGTAATTTATCATCACTTGTTTTAGCATGAAATTAAGGCTTGGTTAATTTACAATTTCTTCATTCCAAAGCTGGCGATCCATGTCCCGATAAATGATGAAATTAAGTAAAATGTTTCTAATGTAATTAACGATAAGTTACGAGATATACAGAATATAAACTATCATAATGTTTCCTCATAATGTAGCGACCGAGTCCACTTGTTTTCTAAATTTGCTAGCAAATTATAATAGTTTTTGCGGAAAGATCAGCATCATAATTACTCGAGATAAACATGTAAAGATTGTGGTTAGTTAGAGGCACGGTGAAAACACCACCGGAAAAACAAAAACGATATTCCGGTTAGTTAGAGGCACGGTGAAATAGACGGTCACACACCTCGGGAAAAAACAAAACGGATTTTGTCAGTTTGTGATTTCCATATAAAACCAAAAGGAATTTGCCTTCCTCTACTCACTCATACACTGCCTCTCACCAGGTACTCTCTCTCTCTCTCTCTCTCAAATTCTCAGAAGTAAAAACCGAATCTTGCTCCACAAGTTTCATTCTTGCTTGATTCTTTACTGCATTTGTGTTACCATCTTAGCTTGAAGCTTAATATTTAGTTTAATTTTCTGGGTTCTTGGTTCAATTTCAGGAACTCCAAGAGAAATTAATTTACAGAAGACTCTAGGTAGGAGCCTCTCTCTCTCTCTCTCATCTTTCTTTATTGGCATTTCTGAATCTGGGTTTGCTTTGGTTCCTTCACTAACTTTGGGATTTGAATTTTCGATGTGCATTAAGTTATCTTTGGCGAGTTTAGTACACAAATTATGGTCTTGTATGATACTTTCACATTCAGTTTTAATTCTTGGAGATTATTTTATCTATTCTTGAATTTTTGATGTGCATTAAGCTAGTGATTCTTTGTGAGATGGGTATGAATCTCTCTCTTTCTTTGTTCCGTAGTCAATATTGATTCTTCAGTTTTTGGGGGTGTATTGAACTTTTCCCTTTTCAAGTTTAAAGACTGATCAGTGTTCTTCTTTCTTTCATGGGTCTCTGTTTCAAGAAAGTAATAATGGACGACATAAGTAATCAACTGCAAGGGAAGGAGCTATATAAGCACCAGTTTAAGCAGGATTTCACCACACGCTTGAATGAGCTTTTGGCTTTTGATCCCCAGGGTGCGGTTTTAGAGGAGCAAGTAATAGAGATTCTGGAAGATTTAACCAGGACGGCACTCTGGTATGGTAGAATATACATTGCCGAAGACGAGTCCGACCAGTATGACAGAAGGTACATTGGGTATGGTATTCATCATCCCCACCATAAGATTGCCCAGCAGAGGAGCTTCATGCAGTTGCTCAGAGAGTGTGGTCCAGACTCGGAAGACGTCAGAGAATTGCGGGACATAGAAGAGCAAGCAACTCATGTTGGTCTAAAGGTCTCCAAGTATCTTATGCAGATGATGGTGGTGACTAACATAGAGGAAAGAAAGGACATGATGAAGCATTTCAGAGATACTCAGACGATGTTGTCATTCTTAATGGATGCTTTTGAATGGGGCGAGAGAAGCAATGATTTTGGAGTAGTATATAACAGGATCAACGTTCTTATGAAATACGCACACAAAGAATTCATCCTACAGGTTAAGACAGCAAGAATGGCTGGTGGGAGTATAGGATTGATTCGAAGCCTTCGGCTAACTTTTAACCATAAAATCAACCGTGATGTATTACTTGATTACATCCTTAAGGAGGTTCTTCGAGCTATTTCTACACTGGAGTCTCTTCTGAGCTTTCCACTACTACCAGATAGGCCATGGTTGCTCATAACAGATGAAAGATCAGTAGCTTGGCTGAATGCGGCGGTTGTGAATGTGGGAGAAAGGTTGACGGAAAGAATTGGGTTTAGGGTAAGAGCACTGATGTTAGAGAATGCAAGGCATCAGAATTTCAATAATGTTAATGCATTTCTCCATAGAGTATTGTATTCACCAAGAGTTGAATTGTGGGAAGATTTGGAAAGAGTGGTGGAAGTGAGGGCATCCCAATCCACGGGGCGAATCCGACTGCATGTCAGAGGAACAATCATTCGACAGTACCCGAATAGCGCACTGATTCGGATCAAAGGTATCAAGAGCAGGAACGAAGGTGAGTGGTACATTGGAAAGCGCATTGTCTACTTCTACAGGGCTAATGTGAAGAGAAACGGAAGCAAGTACCGCTGCATTCGGGGAAAGGTTACTAAGCCTCATAAAGTCAGTGGCATTCTTCGTGCCGAGTTCAAGTCTTTGCTCCCCAGGGAACTGTTTGACAAGAATAGGGTACTGTTTTCATTATAGTAAACCAATTGTTTGGTTTAGGGATGGCAATGGGTAGGGTAGGGTCCGGGGATCAAAATACCGTACCTATACCTTTTTACATTTCTCATTCCCGTACCCGTTCCCGTACCCGTAATTAAATAACGGGGATTCCCCGTACCCGTACCCTTTGGGGATTACGTTTCCATACCCGTACCCATACCCGTTAACAATTTTGTATTAAATTAAAAAAAAATTTAAATACGAAATAAAATTATATAAAAGTATGAAATTAAAATCAAATACCAAAATAAATAAATACAAGTCTTGGTTAAAACAAAACAATATCGGTAAATTTCATTAAGAGAATAAAAATATATAATAAAAAGGAAGGTCGATCCATTAAATGTTTATTAAGAGAATCACAAATTTTTTTTACATTAATATTTATTTATAAATTATATATAAATATATATATATATAATAAATATTATATATAATAATATTTTCATCCTTAATGGGTGGGGATGGACGAATATCAAAACACCATACCCGCCCCGTATCCGATTTAAGAATCCGAATACTGGGGATCTCCATCCCCGTTACCCGTTTATACCCGTATATCTTTCCCGTTAGGGTCGAATACCCGTGGGTATCCTACCCGCTGGGGATTATTGCCATCCCTAGTTTGGTTTCTATACATTGTGTTTTGTTTTAGTTAATCTTATGGATCCATTTCTTCTGTTGTTCCTTTGTAGGATGATACGAATCGTCTGGTGAGGAAGGGGTTGAGGGTATACATGTATCGTGCCAGGATCAACTACATGGTAAATACTGTTTGATTAACTTATAGTTCTACTTGATTCTATTTGGCATTGTAGTGTTTGTTTGTCTATTTTGCCTCATCACTTATAGTTCTACTTGTCTATTTTGCTCAATGTGTGTTCTTTATTAGGGCCCTGTATATTTGTTAGCTCCACGTACATTCAAATTTTTTATGTCATCTTTTAACCTACTTCATAATGGTTTCTCTTTCTCATGAGCCTGGTAAAATTCCTTGCACATTCAATTTCTAGTGATCAGTAATCTAATATACTCTGCTTCTCCAATCTTGGAGAACAAAATTGCTATTTGAAATACATATATATATATATATATATATATATATATAGATGCATATATTCTCTTTACTAAATAGTCCTTATTGCCTTTGCATTTTGAAAGATATAGATGCATATCTTGGTTTTGTCAGCTTCTAATCCTGCTTGTTTTGCTTTTTTGTTCTTTTTCTTTTTTGCAGTTTGGTCGCAACCGACTCTTCATTGGAGACTAAACTTGCAGTTCATGCACCAGGGCCATTGTCAGCTTCTAGGCTGCTTGTTTCAATTTGTTGTAATGGTTGTTTTGGGATGTT from Fragaria vesca subsp. vesca linkage group LG3, FraVesHawaii_1.0, whole genome shotgun sequence harbors:
- the LOC101309335 gene encoding uncharacterized protein LOC101309335: MDDISNQLQGKELYKHQFKQDFTTRLNELLAFDPQGAVLEEQVIEILEDLTRTALWYGRIYIAEDESDQYDRRYIGYGIHHPHHKIAQQRSFMQLLRECGPDSEDVRELRDIEEQATHVGLKVSKYLMQMMVVTNIEERKDMMKHFRDTQTMLSFLMDAFEWGERSNDFGVVYNRINVLMKYAHKEFILQVKTARMAGGSIGLIRSLRLTFNHKINRDVLLDYILKEVLRAISTLESLLSFPLLPDRPWLLITDERSVAWLNAAVVNVGERLTERIGFRVRALMLENARHQNFNNVNAFLHRVLYSPRVELWEDLERVVEVRASQSTGRIRLHVRGTIIRQYPNSALIRIKGIKSRNEGEWYIGKRIVYFYRANVKRNGSKYRCIRGKVTKPHKVSGILRAEFKSLLPRELFDKNRDDTNRLVRKGLRVYMYRARINYMFGRNRLFIGD